In one window of Flavobacterium ginsengisoli DNA:
- a CDS encoding AraC family ligand binding domain-containing protein: MNSQYRTYRVATDFGYQVDSSIPVIGYTETVNNEMCISHSHPRAQLIYATRGVMNVVVGNNIWVVNPLQGLWIPSGVEHQVTFQKDVNYYSVFIDPSAIGGLPEKSFSFDIPMFLKQLVFKIISFGTSGNLTESQLRIIYVFLDELALIVPSATFLPTTNDERVAESGRTFNE, from the coding sequence ATGAATAGTCAATATCGGACATATAGAGTAGCAACGGATTTTGGATATCAAGTAGATTCCTCAATCCCAGTTATAGGTTATACTGAAACAGTTAACAACGAAATGTGTATCTCCCACTCGCATCCAAGAGCTCAATTGATCTACGCGACTCGTGGCGTAATGAATGTTGTGGTGGGCAATAACATTTGGGTTGTAAATCCGTTGCAAGGCCTTTGGATTCCAAGCGGAGTAGAGCATCAGGTTACTTTTCAGAAAGACGTTAACTATTACAGTGTTTTTATTGATCCTTCTGCAATTGGAGGATTGCCAGAAAAGAGTTTTTCGTTTGATATTCCGATGTTTTTAAAGCAGTTGGTTTTCAAAATCATTTCTTTTGGAACAAGTGGCAACTTAACAGAATCACAATTAAGAATCATTTATGTCTTTTTAGATGAACTGGCTTTAATAGTGCCAAGCGCCACATTTTTGCCTACTACAAATGATGAAAGAGTCGCAGAAAGTGGTAGAACTTTTAATGAGTGA
- a CDS encoding amidohydrolase family protein, whose amino-acid sequence MSKRIDSHQHFWKFDPVRDSWIDETMQNIQRDFLPEDLQPLLNVNHFEGCVAVQASQSEEETHFLLDLASKNDFIKGVVGWIDLRNENIEERLKFFSDQKKLKGFRHVVQGEADDFMLGAEFRRGIAALKPFNYTYDILIFERQLPAAISLVQDFPNQMFVIDHIAKPDIKSRSIDSWKKGIEEIAKYDNVWCKISGMVTEADWKNWKPEDLKPYLDVIFENFSVDKLMYGSDWPVLNVASDYSEVVKTLEDYISKFSIEDQNKIWFENANSFYKL is encoded by the coding sequence ATGAGTAAAAGAATAGATTCCCATCAGCATTTTTGGAAGTTTGATCCCGTTAGAGACAGCTGGATCGATGAAACTATGCAGAATATCCAAAGAGATTTTCTTCCTGAAGATTTACAGCCATTATTAAATGTAAATCATTTTGAAGGTTGTGTTGCCGTTCAGGCTAGCCAATCGGAAGAAGAAACTCATTTTCTATTGGATTTGGCTTCTAAAAATGATTTCATAAAAGGAGTTGTCGGCTGGATTGATTTACGAAATGAAAACATTGAAGAACGTTTGAAATTCTTTTCAGATCAAAAAAAGCTGAAAGGTTTTAGACACGTAGTTCAAGGCGAAGCTGATGATTTTATGTTGGGAGCAGAATTTAGAAGAGGAATCGCAGCTTTAAAGCCATTCAATTATACTTACGATATATTGATTTTCGAACGTCAATTACCAGCGGCAATAAGTTTAGTTCAAGATTTTCCAAATCAAATGTTTGTAATCGATCATATTGCAAAACCAGACATCAAATCAAGAAGTATTGATTCTTGGAAAAAGGGAATTGAAGAAATTGCAAAATACGATAATGTTTGGTGTAAAATCTCAGGAATGGTCACAGAAGCCGATTGGAAAAACTGGAAACCAGAAGATTTAAAACCGTATTTAGATGTGATTTTTGAAAACTTTTCAGTTGATAAATTGATGTACGGCTCAGATTGGCCAGTTCTCAATGTTGCTTCAGATTATAGTGAAGTTGTAAAAACGTTGGAAGATTATATTTCGAAGTTTTCAATTGAAGACCAGAATAAGATTTGGTTTGAAAATGCTAATTCTTTTTATAAGTTATAA
- a CDS encoding L-rhamnose mutarotase, translating into MLAGIRAPYKHLEKEVVIDEKWGLQEMPKSYAIELIGSDFDIEKIKSTLTGFRIVGQELYQWKNHLVIYGKMNQPERTKRKLAGAFPSLEIKIYDDLVYDFQNFERCKDSKPASDWENIVLTANLPADEKLQKEYVEYHKTQFEKWPEVAKGFCNADFQQLQVFKKDRQLILIISIPKGESLDKLNPRTTQNNPRVDDWNALMKKYQSGIEGAKPDETWIFLNKVETK; encoded by the coding sequence ATGCTTGCAGGAATTAGAGCACCTTATAAACATTTAGAAAAAGAAGTCGTAATCGATGAAAAATGGGGATTGCAGGAAATGCCAAAATCGTATGCAATCGAATTAATCGGTTCTGATTTTGACATTGAAAAAATCAAATCGACTTTAACTGGCTTTAGAATAGTTGGTCAGGAATTGTACCAATGGAAAAATCATTTGGTGATTTACGGAAAAATGAATCAGCCCGAAAGAACAAAACGAAAACTGGCAGGCGCTTTTCCTTCTTTAGAAATTAAAATCTATGATGATTTGGTTTATGATTTCCAAAACTTCGAAAGATGTAAAGATTCAAAACCAGCATCAGATTGGGAAAATATTGTTTTAACAGCAAATCTTCCTGCTGATGAAAAACTGCAAAAAGAGTATGTAGAGTATCATAAAACGCAATTCGAAAAATGGCCAGAAGTTGCAAAAGGCTTCTGTAACGCCGATTTCCAGCAATTGCAGGTTTTCAAAAAAGACAGACAATTAATCTTGATAATCAGTATTCCGAAAGGAGAAAGCTTGGATAAACTGAATCCGAGAACAACACAAAATAATCCAAGAGTTGACGATTGGAACGCCTTAATGAAAAAATACCAAAGCGGAATTGAAGGCGCAAAACCAGACGAAACTTGGATTTTCTTAAACAAAGTAGAAACGAAATAA
- a CDS encoding sodium:solute symporter, with protein MNSIYDKLTTLDFVIVAGYLVALLVIGYVVSMKQRKKNETLFLAGNSLNWYSIGFNMWGTNVGPSSLLAFASIGYATGIVAGNFEWYAFVFLLLLAMVFAPRYIASKVSTMPEYMGKRYGDSTQNILAWYALVKILVSWLSLGLFSGGVLVRQILGIPMWQSVTVLVIFSGIFTFAGGLKAIAKVNVFQMILLIVVSLTLSFLGLQKLGGIDVLIAKTPSNFWNLVRPSDDAHYPWPAILLGYPVAAVAFFCTDQSMVQSVLGAKNLEQGQLGVNFIGWLKVMALPLFILPGILCYALYPELGSNSDLAYMTMVTNLFPSGMNGLVICVMIAVLVGTIGSSLNALSTVFTNDIYVKKINPTATIQDQIKIGRLTIAIGCVFAILIAVAIDNIKGQNLFNIFQAVLGFLAPSLSVVFLLSVFWKRTTKKAVNATLSWGSAFSLFVGVLYLWIFPADKYPVWPHFLLISFYIFATLLIAAVIISLTDKNPEVNVSDETDIPKTSKKVKLLFGLLGLVILVLYLVFNGN; from the coding sequence ATGAACAGTATCTACGATAAATTAACCACACTCGATTTTGTAATTGTTGCGGGTTATTTAGTGGCTTTATTGGTCATTGGATATGTGGTAAGTATGAAACAGAGAAAGAAAAACGAAACGCTTTTTCTGGCCGGAAACTCTTTAAACTGGTACAGCATCGGGTTTAATATGTGGGGAACAAACGTTGGTCCTTCGTCATTATTGGCTTTTGCAAGTATTGGTTATGCTACGGGAATTGTAGCCGGAAATTTCGAATGGTATGCTTTTGTGTTTTTACTGCTTTTGGCGATGGTTTTTGCACCAAGATATATTGCGAGTAAAGTAAGCACAATGCCTGAATATATGGGAAAACGCTATGGCGATAGTACTCAGAATATTTTGGCTTGGTATGCTTTGGTAAAAATATTAGTAAGCTGGCTGTCTTTAGGATTATTCAGCGGAGGCGTTTTAGTACGCCAGATTTTGGGAATTCCGATGTGGCAGAGCGTTACGGTTTTAGTGATTTTCTCTGGAATTTTCACATTTGCCGGAGGATTAAAAGCGATTGCAAAAGTGAATGTTTTTCAGATGATTTTACTGATTGTCGTTTCATTGACGCTTTCCTTTTTAGGTTTACAGAAATTAGGCGGAATAGATGTTTTAATTGCTAAAACGCCTTCTAACTTCTGGAATTTAGTTCGTCCTTCTGACGATGCGCATTATCCATGGCCCGCTATTTTATTAGGATATCCTGTAGCCGCAGTGGCTTTTTTCTGTACCGATCAGTCGATGGTTCAAAGTGTTTTAGGAGCGAAAAATTTAGAGCAGGGGCAATTAGGAGTAAACTTTATTGGATGGTTAAAAGTGATGGCGTTGCCGTTGTTTATTCTTCCCGGGATTTTGTGTTATGCGCTATATCCTGAATTAGGAAGCAATTCTGATTTGGCTTATATGACAATGGTTACGAATCTTTTTCCAAGCGGAATGAATGGTTTGGTTATTTGTGTGATGATTGCGGTTTTGGTGGGAACAATTGGTTCTTCGTTAAATGCTTTAAGCACCGTTTTTACGAATGACATTTATGTAAAGAAAATCAACCCGACGGCGACGATTCAGGATCAGATTAAAATTGGCCGTTTGACAATTGCTATAGGATGTGTTTTTGCAATTCTGATTGCCGTTGCAATTGACAATATCAAGGGACAGAATTTATTCAACATTTTTCAGGCGGTTTTAGGTTTCTTGGCACCTTCGTTATCTGTTGTTTTCCTTTTGAGTGTTTTCTGGAAACGCACTACCAAAAAAGCCGTAAATGCAACACTTTCTTGGGGTTCTGCTTTTAGTTTGTTTGTTGGAGTTTTATATTTATGGATTTTCCCTGCCGATAAATATCCAGTTTGGCCTCACTTTTTATTGATTTCGTTTTACATTTTTGCTACGCTTTTAATTGCAGCCGTTATTATTTCTTTAACCGATAAAAATCCTGAAGTGAATGTTTCAGATGAAACGGATATTCCTAAAACCAGTAAAAAGGTAAAGCTTTTGTTTGGTTTGTTGGGGTTGGTGATTTTGGTTTTGTATTTGGTTTTTAATGGGAATTAA
- a CDS encoding Gfo/Idh/MocA family protein: protein MLKIAILGLGEGRSTMSAAIESSKLELVKICDRNEELCKQRAKEFDFHSYTTNYDDLLNDLSIDIIAIYTPDHLHAQHVKQALLSGKHVVCTKPFIDDLSDAKELLELSKSTGKKVFIGQSSRFFEPAKRQRADYEAGLIGDLITIEAQYHADHRWFLKKEWSLLQSFKWLYGGLSHPVDFIRWYLPNIQEVMGYGMISSNGQNAGLKNEDTMHFIFKATDGRIARVSGVYTSPTQPAQRDSGMSTILRATEGASQADYHELRYAVTDKTGEEKVITWGDSTIKYYFRFEGQSHHGGEYQNYLEYFVDSIEQGFEAYPNMEEGIGTVALLQAMDKSLQTGMPVKIADILNEYGL from the coding sequence ATGTTAAAAATAGCCATTCTAGGACTTGGAGAAGGACGAAGCACAATGTCGGCTGCTATAGAAAGTTCAAAATTAGAACTCGTTAAAATATGCGACCGAAACGAAGAATTGTGTAAGCAACGTGCAAAAGAATTTGATTTTCATTCGTACACAACTAATTACGACGATTTATTGAATGATTTGTCAATTGATATTATCGCGATTTATACACCAGATCATCTGCACGCACAACACGTAAAGCAAGCTTTATTAAGTGGAAAACATGTCGTTTGTACCAAACCTTTTATCGATGATCTTTCGGATGCTAAAGAATTGCTAGAATTAAGCAAATCAACCGGAAAGAAAGTTTTCATCGGGCAAAGTTCTCGTTTCTTCGAACCAGCCAAAAGACAAAGAGCCGATTATGAAGCGGGTTTAATAGGAGATTTAATTACAATTGAAGCGCAATATCATGCTGATCACAGATGGTTTTTAAAGAAAGAATGGTCGCTTTTGCAATCGTTTAAATGGCTGTATGGAGGTTTGAGTCATCCTGTAGATTTCATTAGATGGTATTTGCCAAACATTCAGGAAGTGATGGGTTACGGAATGATCAGCAGTAATGGACAAAATGCAGGATTGAAGAATGAAGATACAATGCATTTTATCTTCAAAGCAACTGATGGTAGAATTGCTCGTGTAAGCGGTGTTTACACTTCGCCAACTCAGCCAGCACAACGTGACAGCGGAATGAGCACAATTTTGCGTGCTACAGAAGGAGCAAGTCAGGCTGATTATCATGAATTGCGTTATGCCGTTACAGACAAAACAGGCGAAGAAAAAGTAATTACTTGGGGAGACAGTACGATAAAATATTATTTCCGTTTTGAAGGACAAAGCCACCACGGCGGAGAATATCAGAATTACTTAGAATATTTTGTAGACAGTATCGAGCAAGGTTTTGAAGCCTATCCAAACATGGAAGAAGGAATTGGAACTGTTGCTTTATTACAAGCAATGGACAAATCCTTACAAACTGGAATGCCGGTTAAAATTGCCGATATTCTTAACGAATACGGACTATGA
- a CDS encoding right-handed parallel beta-helix repeat-containing protein: protein MLAEIWVSPNGKDINSGTKESPLATVHMAMRKARELRRLKDPSIKDGIRIIVMNGTYYLNEPLFVRPEDSGTADSPTTIEADVNARPIISGGIEIKNWTKSTTIINGLKKGSVWVADAPKKAGSLIDYRQLWVNGKKAVRAKNTAGTTMERILSWNHEEQTCWIPFKDKSVKFEPGMEMFIVQWWSNANLRIKNIEVQKDSAKLSFEEPESRIQSEHPWPAPWISKNNGNSAYFLNNAFSLLNEPGEWYLDKKSAKIYYIPRAGEEINSVTVTAPVLENLVEVKGTIDSPVHHFQFKGISFQYSNWLRPSQQGHVPLQSGLYLLDAYKLKVPGTPNQASLENQAWVGRPRSAVEVNYANNIQFESCRFEHLASTGLDLNKGTNHNTIKGNLFKDIGGSAINVGVFSEEAFEAHLPLIIKDEREMCSDEVISDNLITNVTNEDWGTLGISAGFVRNITIEHNEISDVSYSGMAMGWGWTHTPNVMQNNKILGNKIHHYAKHLHDVAGIYTLSAQPGSRIEENYIDKVYNSPYAHDPFLWLYLYTDEGSEGFTIKNNWIAEKKILKNHNGPKGNIWEHNDPYVSTKIKDACRN from the coding sequence ATGCTTGCTGAAATCTGGGTTTCTCCAAATGGAAAAGATATAAATTCTGGAACCAAAGAGAGTCCGTTGGCAACGGTTCACATGGCAATGCGAAAAGCCAGAGAACTTCGTCGTTTAAAAGATCCATCTATAAAAGACGGAATCCGAATCATAGTAATGAACGGAACGTATTATTTAAACGAACCTTTATTTGTACGACCAGAAGATTCTGGAACTGCAGACAGCCCAACAACGATTGAAGCCGATGTAAATGCAAGACCCATTATAAGCGGTGGAATCGAAATTAAAAACTGGACAAAATCGACAACCATTATCAACGGACTTAAAAAAGGCTCTGTTTGGGTGGCAGATGCTCCTAAAAAAGCAGGAAGTCTGATTGATTACAGACAATTATGGGTAAACGGAAAAAAAGCCGTTAGAGCCAAAAATACCGCTGGAACTACAATGGAGCGTATTTTATCGTGGAATCACGAAGAACAAACCTGTTGGATTCCGTTTAAGGATAAATCAGTTAAGTTCGAACCGGGAATGGAAATGTTTATTGTGCAATGGTGGTCGAATGCCAACTTACGCATCAAAAATATTGAAGTTCAAAAAGACAGCGCTAAACTTTCGTTTGAAGAACCAGAAAGTCGTATTCAAAGTGAACACCCGTGGCCTGCACCGTGGATTTCTAAAAACAATGGAAATTCGGCTTATTTTTTAAACAATGCTTTCTCACTTTTAAACGAACCAGGAGAATGGTATTTGGACAAGAAAAGTGCTAAAATCTATTATATTCCAAGAGCTGGAGAAGAAATTAATTCGGTTACCGTTACAGCTCCAGTTTTAGAAAATCTGGTTGAAGTAAAAGGAACAATCGATTCGCCTGTTCATCATTTTCAATTTAAAGGAATTTCGTTTCAATACAGCAACTGGCTTCGTCCTTCACAGCAAGGTCACGTTCCGTTACAATCTGGTTTGTATTTGTTAGACGCTTATAAATTGAAAGTTCCTGGAACGCCAAATCAGGCGAGTTTAGAAAATCAGGCTTGGGTGGGAAGACCTCGCTCAGCAGTTGAAGTAAATTATGCCAATAATATTCAGTTTGAATCTTGTCGTTTTGAGCATTTAGCTTCGACTGGTTTAGATTTAAATAAAGGAACAAATCATAATACCATAAAAGGTAATTTATTTAAAGATATTGGCGGAAGTGCCATCAATGTTGGAGTTTTCTCAGAAGAAGCTTTTGAAGCGCATTTGCCTTTAATCATAAAAGACGAAAGAGAAATGTGTTCGGATGAAGTGATTTCGGATAATTTAATCACCAATGTAACCAATGAAGATTGGGGAACTTTAGGAATCAGTGCTGGTTTTGTTAGAAACATCACAATTGAACACAACGAAATTTCGGATGTATCGTATTCTGGAATGGCAATGGGCTGGGGTTGGACACATACGCCAAACGTGATGCAGAACAATAAAATTCTTGGAAATAAAATTCATCATTATGCCAAACATTTACATGATGTTGCAGGAATTTATACGCTTTCGGCTCAACCTGGTAGTCGAATTGAAGAAAATTATATCGACAAAGTTTACAACAGTCCGTATGCACACGATCCGTTTTTATGGCTGTATTTATATACCGATGAAGGGAGTGAAGGTTTTACGATTAAAAACAACTGGATTGCCGAAAAGAAAATCCTTAAAAACCATAACGGTCCAAAAGGGAATATCTGGGAGCACAATGATCCGTATGTAAGCACTAAAATTAAAGATGCTTGCAGGAATTAG
- a CDS encoding MFS transporter, with the protein MDTIKANPDIVKKTTYSILFIISFSHLINDLLQAVVPSIYPLLKDNFSLSFTQIGIITLTYQMVASILQPFVGMYTDKNSKPYSLIVGMCFTMVGLFFVSIASSFINLLLSVSLIGIGSSIFHPESSRVAHLASGGKRGLAQSIFQLGGNAGSAIGPLLAAFIVIPHGQSYIAWFCIIALVGVFALYKIAIWYTAHLSERNANKASHQIETHHLSKNRVIASLVILLVLIFSKYFYMSSITSYYTFFLIDKFHITIQQSQVYLFLFSGAVVAGTLIGGPIGDRYGRKYVIWVSILGVAPFTLMLPYVSLFWVGTLSVIIGLILSSAFSAILVYATELMPGKVGLVAGLFFGFAFGMGGLGSAILGKIADATSIEYVFKICAFLPLIGVITGFLPNLEKKKTQK; encoded by the coding sequence ATGGACACTATTAAAGCAAATCCTGACATAGTTAAAAAAACCACTTATTCGATCTTATTTATCATTAGTTTTTCTCATTTAATTAATGATCTTTTACAAGCTGTTGTTCCTTCAATTTATCCGCTTTTAAAAGATAATTTTAGTCTAAGTTTTACTCAAATTGGTATTATTACTTTGACTTACCAAATGGTAGCCTCTATTTTACAGCCTTTTGTGGGAATGTATACCGATAAAAACTCAAAACCATACTCGCTAATTGTTGGAATGTGTTTTACAATGGTTGGACTTTTCTTTGTTTCGATCGCTTCGAGTTTTATCAACTTATTATTATCGGTAAGTTTAATCGGAATTGGATCTTCGATTTTCCATCCTGAATCTTCGCGTGTAGCGCATTTGGCTTCGGGCGGAAAAAGAGGTTTGGCGCAGTCTATTTTTCAATTGGGAGGAAATGCAGGAAGTGCAATTGGGCCTTTGTTAGCCGCATTTATTGTTATTCCGCACGGACAATCTTATATCGCTTGGTTTTGTATTATTGCGTTAGTTGGTGTTTTTGCTTTGTATAAAATTGCGATTTGGTACACGGCACATTTATCGGAAAGAAATGCGAATAAAGCTTCTCACCAAATTGAAACACATCATTTATCTAAAAACCGAGTAATTGCTTCGTTGGTTATTTTATTGGTTCTGATTTTCTCTAAATACTTCTATATGAGTAGCATTACGAGTTATTATACTTTCTTTCTTATAGATAAATTTCACATTACGATTCAGCAATCGCAAGTGTATTTATTCTTGTTCTCTGGCGCTGTTGTTGCAGGAACTTTAATTGGTGGACCAATTGGAGATCGATACGGCAGAAAATATGTAATCTGGGTTTCTATTTTAGGTGTTGCTCCATTTACTTTGATGTTGCCTTATGTTTCTTTATTTTGGGTTGGAACTTTATCTGTAATTATCGGTCTAATTCTTTCTTCGGCATTCTCAGCAATTCTAGTGTATGCAACTGAATTAATGCCTGGAAAAGTAGGACTTGTAGCGGGTCTTTTCTTCGGATTTGCTTTCGGAATGGGCGGTTTAGGTTCTGCTATTTTAGGGAAAATTGCCGATGCTACAAGTATAGAATATGTATTTAAGATTTGTGCGTTTCTACCTTTGATTGGAGTAATTACTGGGTTCTTGCCTAATTTGGAGAAGAAAAAAACTCAGAAATAA
- a CDS encoding helix-turn-helix domain-containing protein has translation MNFSDWRTRMKLLEAIKRLGEKQSIKEIALDLGYETASAFIYMFKKHLGKTPSNYILEDENENDKMIA, from the coding sequence ATGAATTTCAGCGATTGGCGCACCCGAATGAAATTACTAGAAGCCATTAAAAGATTAGGCGAAAAACAATCCATAAAAGAAATCGCTTTAGATTTAGGTTACGAAACAGCGAGTGCTTTTATTTATATGTTCAAAAAGCATTTGGGCAAAACGCCTTCTAACTATATTTTAGAAGATGAAAATGAGAACGATAAAATGATTGCTTAG
- a CDS encoding glycoside hydrolase family 28 protein gives MKTNRINLLCVALASFALSFNTVSAQKSADTYKNIEFKMAEVQEPVIPQYSVNLKDFGAVNGGYVLNTKAFADAIDALSKKGGGKLIIPPGIWLTGPIILKSNIELHAERGALIKFSTDKSLYPIIETSFEGLNTWRCISPIYGKNLENIAFTGNGVWDGSGEAWRQVKKSKLTDEQWKKFVASGGVLNEKKDSWYPSEQYLKGAKGADQNIRLDLKTKEDFEAIHDFLRPVLVSIQNSKRVMFDGPVFQNSPAWNIHPLLIEDLIVRNITVRNPWFSQNGDGLDVESCKNVVIENSSFDVGDDAICIKSGKDKDGRDRGVPCENIIVKNNIVYHGHGGVTVGSEMSGGVKNLHVSNCTFMGTDVGLRFKSTRGRGGVVENIYISDVFMTDIPSQAISFDLYYGGKSIAETLAEGGNTVSTKAIPVNEETPQFKNIVIKNITIKGAQQAVFLQGLPEMNLENIEITNLIAKAQKGFSIIDANGIKINNAQLDIEAKNAFEIYNTKNLSLKNIEFNPSSSNAITINGEASKNIDLSGSSANFSKTTTIDKNVPKKAVKF, from the coding sequence ATGAAAACTAACCGAATTAACCTTTTATGTGTCGCTCTCGCCTCTTTTGCTTTGAGTTTCAATACAGTTTCTGCACAAAAATCTGCTGACACCTATAAAAATATTGAGTTTAAAATGGCTGAAGTCCAAGAACCTGTAATTCCGCAGTACAGTGTGAATCTAAAAGACTTTGGGGCAGTAAATGGCGGTTATGTTTTAAATACAAAAGCTTTTGCGGATGCGATTGATGCACTTTCGAAAAAAGGCGGTGGAAAATTAATTATTCCGCCAGGGATTTGGCTGACTGGTCCAATCATTTTAAAAAGTAATATTGAACTTCATGCAGAAAGAGGTGCATTAATCAAATTCAGTACGGATAAATCTTTATATCCAATAATCGAAACCAGCTTTGAAGGTTTAAACACTTGGCGCTGTATCTCTCCTATTTATGGAAAAAACTTAGAGAATATTGCGTTTACTGGAAATGGTGTTTGGGATGGTTCTGGTGAAGCTTGGCGACAAGTTAAAAAGAGTAAATTGACAGATGAACAATGGAAGAAATTTGTAGCTTCTGGCGGAGTTTTAAATGAAAAGAAAGACAGCTGGTATCCTTCTGAACAATATTTAAAAGGTGCTAAAGGTGCCGATCAGAACATTCGTCTTGACTTAAAAACAAAAGAAGATTTTGAAGCTATTCATGATTTCCTGCGTCCAGTTTTGGTCAGCATTCAAAATAGTAAAAGAGTGATGTTTGACGGACCAGTTTTTCAAAATTCTCCTGCGTGGAATATTCACCCGTTATTAATTGAAGATTTAATTGTTCGAAATATAACCGTTCGCAATCCGTGGTTTTCTCAAAATGGCGACGGGCTTGATGTAGAATCTTGTAAAAATGTAGTGATTGAAAACTCAAGTTTTGATGTGGGTGACGATGCGATCTGCATTAAATCGGGTAAAGATAAAGACGGACGTGACAGAGGCGTTCCTTGCGAAAATATCATTGTAAAAAACAATATTGTGTATCATGGTCATGGTGGAGTTACAGTTGGAAGTGAGATGTCTGGTGGTGTAAAAAATCTGCACGTTTCCAATTGTACTTTTATGGGAACTGATGTTGGTCTTCGTTTTAAAAGTACTCGCGGACGTGGCGGTGTTGTTGAAAACATTTACATTTCAGATGTTTTTATGACTGATATTCCATCTCAGGCAATTTCTTTTGATTTGTATTATGGAGGAAAATCAATCGCTGAGACTTTAGCAGAAGGTGGAAATACTGTTAGCACAAAAGCAATTCCGGTAAACGAAGAAACGCCTCAGTTTAAAAATATCGTGATCAAAAACATTACAATCAAAGGCGCTCAGCAAGCTGTGTTTTTACAAGGTCTTCCGGAAATGAACTTAGAAAATATTGAAATCACAAATCTAATTGCGAAAGCACAAAAAGGTTTTTCTATAATTGACGCTAACGGAATTAAAATCAATAACGCTCAATTGGATATTGAAGCGAAGAATGCTTTCGAAATTTATAATACCAAAAACCTTTCGCTGAAAAATATCGAATTTAATCCTTCTTCATCAAATGCAATTACGATTAATGGTGAAGCGAGTAAAAATATTGATTTAAGTGGTTCTTCTGCTAATTTTTCTAAGACGACTACTATTGACAAAAACGTGCCTAAGAAAGCTGTTAAATTCTAA
- the pelA gene encoding pectate lyase, with product MFNSINSSKLLASAFCVFSFLCSHAQSNSEISTKPFTDGTNHWYFIKDKTNIINPIPNQPKYAETDYTKIADNILYFQRDNGGWPKNYDMKAILTPQQIDSVVKTKYIEHTTFDNETTYTHIHYLAQVYTLTKDPKYKDGCLKGINFVIKAQYSNGGWPQYFPLEKGYSRHITFNDGAYMGIINLLKKIVNNDPDYAFIDAKTRKKVANAYQKGLDCILKMQIKDNGKLTAWCQQHDEITLEPAWARKFEPPSICNAESVDVVLFLMDIENPNEKIINAVQSAVKWFQDSKIYNTRVESFVAEEMESKYKKIKNDVRVVHDTTAPPIWTRYYELKTHRPLFSDRDSEFLYSLAEVSRERRTGYAWYTDKPEKALKKYLAWQKKWVPNDDVLKK from the coding sequence ATGTTCAATTCCATAAACAGCTCGAAATTACTGGCATCTGCTTTTTGTGTTTTTTCATTTTTATGCTCGCATGCGCAGTCAAATAGTGAAATCAGCACAAAACCTTTTACTGATGGCACGAATCATTGGTATTTTATTAAAGACAAAACCAATATCATAAATCCGATTCCGAATCAGCCGAAATATGCTGAAACAGATTATACTAAAATTGCAGATAATATTCTGTATTTCCAGCGTGATAATGGTGGGTGGCCAAAGAATTATGACATGAAAGCTATTTTAACGCCACAGCAAATAGATAGCGTAGTTAAAACAAAATACATAGAACATACTACTTTCGATAATGAAACGACTTATACTCATATTCATTATCTGGCACAGGTTTATACGCTCACAAAAGATCCGAAATATAAAGATGGGTGTTTAAAAGGTATTAATTTTGTCATAAAAGCACAATATTCAAATGGAGGCTGGCCACAATATTTTCCTTTAGAAAAAGGTTATAGTCGACACATTACTTTTAATGATGGAGCGTATATGGGCATCATCAATCTTTTAAAAAAGATTGTAAATAATGATCCTGATTATGCTTTTATTGACGCTAAAACCAGAAAAAAAGTAGCTAATGCTTACCAAAAAGGATTGGATTGTATTTTGAAAATGCAAATTAAAGACAATGGAAAATTGACTGCTTGGTGCCAGCAACACGACGAAATAACACTTGAACCTGCTTGGGCACGTAAATTTGAACCGCCAAGCATCTGTAATGCCGAAAGCGTTGATGTAGTTTTGTTTTTAATGGATATTGAAAATCCAAATGAAAAGATCATTAATGCCGTGCAAAGTGCCGTAAAATGGTTTCAGGATTCTAAAATCTACAATACTAGGGTCGAGAGTTTTGTTGCTGAAGAAATGGAATCCAAATACAAGAAAATCAAGAATGATGTGAGAGTGGTGCACGATACAACTGCTCCGCCTATTTGGACTCGTTATTACGAATTAAAAACACATCGTCCTTTATTCTCTGATCGTGACAGCGAGTTTTTATATTCTTTAGCGGAAGTAAGCCGTGAAAGAAGAACGGGCTATGCTTGGTATACTGATAAACCTGAAAAGGCTTTGAAGAAATATCTAGCTTGGCAGAAAAAATGGGTGCCAAATGATGATGTTTTAAAGAAGTAA